One Erythrobacter aureus DNA segment encodes these proteins:
- a CDS encoding VapE domain-containing protein: MTSLNRCNAACGANLRMGNIRHMMRELHMNDSNFTPQLPTISRSQIQKNSHSSPFSPASFSTAKQPRSKAVKLVQLLQAGILGTVRWDEFISAAVLDRSGTRTILDENEIFGLVLECEVLGLERVASSDFGRILTYVAKQNRFDSAQERLARLPTWDGIKRIERFLHTHMGVDDTPYSRAVARYIWSSMVARLVEPGCKADMMPVLVGAQGTGKSEVLKRMALDQSHYVDVRLADRPNDLVQTVFGRSLLIWEEQQGVKGKSDFDRAKTFLSREYLEVRSAAKRIGNDRYPCRHVVFGTSTSSSFLRDPGGHRRFLPLSIGEIDLRLVEADIFQLWAEGLHMVLQRQQLGKSLVDYKEAEQRAKAEHKNYLKQARWVDDAGLSQWLDRQQTPFSTADALEAIGFDSKATLREKREMADSLRQLGYVQKRKRVHGQSLDRWRKDTAH, translated from the coding sequence ATGACCAGTCTTAATCGCTGCAACGCTGCTTGCGGCGCAAATCTGCGTATGGGCAACATAAGACATATGATGCGGGAACTTCACATGAATGATAGCAACTTTACCCCTCAACTTCCGACGATTAGTCGATCGCAAATCCAGAAGAACTCCCATTCTTCGCCATTCTCACCAGCTAGCTTTTCCACTGCAAAACAACCGAGGTCGAAAGCAGTCAAGCTGGTTCAACTGCTACAGGCAGGCATTCTTGGGACAGTCAGGTGGGATGAATTTATCAGTGCAGCAGTGCTCGATAGATCAGGCACCCGCACAATTCTGGACGAGAACGAAATCTTCGGCCTCGTTCTTGAATGCGAAGTTTTGGGTTTGGAGCGTGTCGCCTCTTCAGACTTTGGCAGAATTTTAACTTATGTTGCTAAGCAAAATCGCTTTGACAGCGCCCAAGAACGATTGGCTCGCCTTCCAACTTGGGACGGCATCAAGCGTATCGAAAGATTCCTGCACACGCACATGGGGGTTGATGACACCCCCTACTCGAGAGCAGTAGCACGGTACATTTGGTCCAGCATGGTGGCCCGATTGGTTGAGCCAGGATGCAAGGCTGACATGATGCCAGTCCTTGTTGGGGCGCAGGGCACTGGCAAATCGGAAGTGCTAAAACGCATGGCGCTAGACCAGAGTCATTATGTAGACGTACGTCTGGCGGATCGCCCAAACGATCTCGTTCAGACGGTATTCGGCCGGTCTTTGTTGATTTGGGAAGAGCAGCAGGGCGTTAAAGGGAAGAGCGACTTCGATCGTGCCAAGACTTTCCTGAGTAGGGAGTACCTAGAGGTCCGAAGTGCTGCCAAGCGTATTGGTAATGATCGGTATCCCTGCCGGCACGTGGTGTTTGGGACATCAACTTCCAGCAGCTTCCTGAGGGACCCTGGCGGACACCGGCGTTTTCTTCCGCTGAGCATTGGCGAGATTGACCTCCGACTGGTCGAGGCTGACATTTTCCAGCTTTGGGCGGAAGGCTTGCACATGGTGTTGCAGCGTCAGCAGTTGGGTAAGTCGCTCGTGGACTACAAGGAAGCCGAGCAGCGGGCGAAAGCTGAGCACAAAAACTACCTTAAGCAAGCGCGGTGGGTAGACGATGCTGGGTTGAGTCAGTGGCTCGACCGCCAGCAAACTCCATTCTCAACGGCGGATGCTCTCGAGGCGATCGGATTCGACTCAAAAGCCACTTTACGCGAGAAACGCGAGATGGCCGATAGCTTGCGCCAATTGGGCTATGTGCAAAAGCGGAAACGGGTCCACGGGCAAAGCTTGGATCGCTGGCGGAAAGACACCGCTCACTAG
- a CDS encoding DEAD/DEAH box helicase family protein produces MKFTLKDYQEEAVGDVLDRLDEAREDWHGKRKRISAFSLTATTGAGKTVMAAAVFEALFYGNDDHEFEADPGAVLIWFSDDPSLNEQSKWRLHQASDKLTVSDLVTVENTFSREKFEPGKVYFLNTQKLGKKSLLVRGHDPDDEGLERTATGERLMPDLRSHTIWDTIQNTIEDPDLTLYLVLDEAHRGMRDGGNTGERGRPTIVKQLINGTGTVPGIPIVWGISATVKRFNDAMQGMQDRIKLPDVVVDSQKVQDSGLIKDTIKLDVPDEVGDFATVLLRRGTERLRDMTKAWADYSADQAQGETVQPLMVIQVPNNPDPNEIGRWLDTIFETWPDLPHDCVANVLGEHRKEQFGSYSVPYVEPERVQERDDIRILIAKDAISTGWDCPRAEVMVSFRAASDRTHITQLLGRMVRSPLARRVPGNDQLNAVDCLLPKFDKVAVEAVANAIMTGSDAEGDTPLKRVLIQPVVLLPNPAMPQALWDKFVSLPSQSLPKKSARPVKRLTALAHELAHDGLLPDAGKKAHAAMHKVMDGLQADLAAEIVKARKNVLTVEGKTLTADIVTGGTSFDDFVEAADYAVIEDAYLRAGRIISPDLATSYSEHLAKQNEAPDDEEEALIDAHTDIAALGLIDAVKVRLEQAAEALANDWLSEHQAAIAKLSDKRRDAYREISELSAKPFDVKLEMPRSRLQPTKVLENGMETDLPTYGEHLLCDECGQFPDVMNEWEIKVQSIEMAQDGRIGWYRNPPRTAPESLGIIYDYAGNTEIMRPDFLFFSKNGDGEILADIVDPHGEHFAESLPKLRGLADYTEKHGAHYRRIEAVARLDGTYRVLNLKSSDVREMVRQMTSAKQAYLDALSAVYG; encoded by the coding sequence ATGAAGTTCACGCTGAAGGACTATCAGGAAGAAGCCGTTGGCGACGTTCTCGACCGGCTGGATGAGGCGCGAGAAGATTGGCACGGCAAGAGGAAACGCATCAGCGCCTTTTCGCTCACCGCCACGACCGGGGCAGGCAAGACCGTTATGGCGGCGGCTGTCTTTGAGGCTCTGTTCTACGGCAACGACGACCACGAGTTTGAAGCTGATCCCGGCGCGGTCTTGATCTGGTTCAGTGACGATCCGTCATTGAACGAGCAATCAAAATGGCGACTGCATCAGGCTTCCGACAAGCTCACAGTTTCCGATCTGGTGACGGTCGAAAATACCTTCAGCCGGGAGAAGTTCGAGCCGGGGAAGGTCTATTTTCTCAACACGCAAAAACTGGGCAAGAAGAGCCTACTGGTGCGCGGGCACGATCCCGATGATGAGGGGTTGGAGAGGACCGCGACGGGCGAGCGGCTGATGCCCGATCTGCGCTCGCACACGATCTGGGACACGATCCAGAACACCATCGAAGACCCGGATTTGACGCTCTATCTGGTGCTCGATGAAGCTCACCGGGGGATGCGTGATGGCGGCAACACGGGTGAGCGGGGCAGGCCCACTATTGTGAAGCAGCTAATCAATGGCACCGGCACTGTTCCTGGCATTCCGATTGTCTGGGGTATCTCTGCGACCGTGAAGCGGTTCAACGATGCGATGCAGGGCATGCAGGACCGCATCAAACTTCCTGACGTCGTGGTCGACTCCCAAAAGGTGCAAGACAGCGGCTTGATCAAGGACACGATCAAGCTTGATGTGCCCGATGAAGTAGGCGACTTCGCAACCGTGCTGTTGCGGCGCGGGACGGAACGCCTACGCGATATGACGAAGGCGTGGGCAGACTACAGCGCCGATCAGGCGCAGGGCGAAACTGTTCAGCCACTCATGGTGATTCAGGTGCCGAACAATCCCGATCCGAATGAGATTGGGCGCTGGCTCGACACGATCTTCGAGACGTGGCCTGACTTGCCGCATGATTGTGTGGCCAACGTGCTGGGCGAACACCGGAAGGAGCAATTCGGAAGCTACTCCGTGCCCTATGTCGAGCCGGAGAGAGTACAAGAACGCGATGATATTCGAATCCTGATTGCCAAGGATGCGATCAGCACCGGCTGGGATTGTCCACGTGCCGAAGTGATGGTGTCTTTCAGGGCGGCGAGCGACCGCACGCATATTACGCAGTTATTGGGCCGGATGGTCCGCTCTCCATTGGCACGGCGCGTACCCGGCAATGATCAACTCAATGCGGTCGATTGCCTCTTGCCAAAGTTCGACAAGGTGGCGGTCGAAGCAGTTGCCAATGCGATCATGACAGGAAGCGATGCCGAAGGAGATACACCGCTGAAGCGAGTGCTGATCCAGCCGGTCGTTCTGTTGCCGAACCCCGCCATGCCGCAAGCATTGTGGGACAAGTTCGTTTCCCTCCCATCGCAATCCTTGCCGAAGAAGTCGGCTCGCCCTGTAAAGCGGCTCACGGCCTTGGCACACGAGCTGGCGCATGATGGCCTGTTGCCTGATGCTGGAAAGAAAGCACACGCGGCGATGCACAAGGTGATGGACGGTCTGCAAGCCGATCTGGCGGCTGAGATTGTCAAGGCTCGCAAGAACGTGCTCACGGTCGAAGGCAAGACCCTGACAGCGGACATTGTGACCGGCGGCACGAGTTTTGACGACTTCGTGGAGGCGGCGGACTATGCGGTGATTGAAGATGCCTATCTGCGGGCTGGGCGGATCATAAGCCCTGATTTGGCCACGAGCTACAGCGAGCATCTGGCAAAGCAGAATGAGGCTCCTGACGACGAAGAAGAGGCGCTGATTGATGCACACACCGACATTGCGGCTTTAGGGCTGATTGATGCGGTGAAGGTGCGGCTGGAGCAAGCAGCAGAAGCCTTGGCGAATGATTGGCTGAGCGAGCATCAGGCGGCAATCGCAAAGCTGAGCGACAAGCGGCGCGATGCTTATCGCGAGATTAGCGAACTGAGCGCAAAACCCTTCGACGTGAAGCTAGAAATGCCACGATCCCGGCTCCAACCGACAAAGGTGCTAGAGAACGGGATGGAAACCGACTTGCCAACATACGGCGAGCACTTGCTTTGCGATGAATGTGGCCAATTCCCAGATGTTATGAACGAATGGGAAATAAAGGTGCAATCGATCGAGATGGCACAGGATGGCCGCATCGGCTGGTATCGCAATCCGCCGCGCACCGCCCCGGAAAGCCTTGGTATCATTTATGACTATGCGGGCAACACCGAGATCATGCGACCGGACTTTCTGTTCTTCAGCAAGAACGGCGATGGGGAGATTCTGGCCGACATAGTCGATCCGCACGGGGAACACTTTGCCGAGAGCCTACCAAAGCTGCGCGGCCTGGCTGACTATACCGAAAAGCACGGCGCGCATTATCGACGGATTGAAGCCGTTGCCAGACTGGATGGGACCTATCGAGTGCTTAATCTCAAAAGTTCTGATGTGCGGGAAATGGTGCGCCAAATGACGAGTGCGAAGCAGGCTTATCTCGATGCTCTAAGCGCAGTTTACGGCTGA
- a CDS encoding Eco29kI family restriction endonuclease, protein MGQAAPALSNARTPAEQGDKLSKRLNEHRKNIAKAATTIDLVDFEFRSLVVQSGWETAAEDYLIHLFRPIWNSETNILYGLGKHGDSATTRANKRSPWDTLHPGRAWAADSAEDAKSRSRINAELAAHFADYPAYIELEAVLSSFIDELRQG, encoded by the coding sequence GTGGGCCAGGCCGCGCCCGCGCTGTCAAACGCGCGCACGCCAGCCGAGCAAGGCGACAAGCTTTCGAAGCGCCTCAACGAGCATCGCAAGAACATCGCGAAAGCCGCAACGACAATTGATTTGGTGGACTTCGAGTTCCGTTCGCTCGTTGTCCAAAGTGGATGGGAGACTGCGGCCGAGGATTATCTGATCCACCTCTTTCGTCCGATCTGGAACAGCGAAACCAACATCCTCTACGGCCTTGGTAAGCATGGCGATTCCGCCACGACACGCGCGAACAAACGTTCGCCCTGGGATACACTCCATCCTGGTCGCGCTTGGGCAGCCGATTCCGCCGAGGACGCAAAGTCACGTTCGCGGATCAACGCGGAGTTAGCGGCACACTTCGCCGATTATCCGGCATATATCGAATTGGAAGCCGTCCTGAGCAGCTTCATAGACGAGTTGCGGCAAGGTTGA
- a CDS encoding HGGxSTG domain-containing protein yields MQPEILANAPRCGAKTRSGKPCLSPRVKGRRRCRMHGGTNKGAPKCNRNAWQHGNRSTEAEAQLKKLSQANRDLRLSRKLREGRHLTPKEHDRLLDEYLRIKAL; encoded by the coding sequence ATGCAACCGGAAATTTTAGCCAACGCGCCACGCTGTGGGGCCAAGACGAGGTCGGGTAAGCCATGCCTATCTCCAAGAGTGAAAGGCCGGCGCCGTTGTCGAATGCACGGAGGAACCAACAAGGGCGCTCCAAAATGCAATCGGAACGCATGGCAGCATGGCAACCGGTCTACCGAAGCTGAAGCGCAACTCAAAAAATTGAGCCAAGCTAACCGAGATCTCAGGCTTTCACGAAAGCTCAGAGAGGGTCGGCATCTAACGCCGAAAGAGCATGATAGGCTCCTAGATGAGTACCTTCGCATCAAGGCGCTCTAG
- a CDS encoding DUF262 domain-containing protein encodes MARRGLLFRVARMSKKISGAEYPLSKIFSSEFEYVIPSYQRPYAWTVDQASELFDDLKSFYETEDEEGYFLGSIVLIKNEDRPFAEVIDGQQRLTTLTILFSVLSSVHDGANKDELKGYVVEPGKKAEKIDPKPRLTLRERDKAFFRKYVQEFRLDELAELDESALENEARANILRNAVHLRKSVEAAFNTPEELLEFASFLLTRCFLVAVSTPNEASAFRVFSVMNSRGLDLQPTDIIKADIIGKIMGEEDRQEYNDKWEEMEVELTRDGFRDLFTYLRMIYAKEKAKRTLLEEFRLHVLPDNPDPREFIDDVLEPYADALEDIRKASYTAVSHAETVNFYITWLNRIDNSDWIPPAMLFLKKHKNSPALLADFFQRLERLAAYMHVCRIYVNERIEIFGNLIAEIEEGKELDDMDWLHLDEDEMELFRDTLDGNVYEFTPRRRNYLLLRLDSFIADGAATYDPKILTIEHVLPQTVDDDSEWAKWWPDGDQRKAWVHRLANLVPLNKKKNSAAQNYDFDKKCDTYFKGKSDVSSYALTSQVLSKKKWTPAILQARQEQLLDVLIENWELEGDEE; translated from the coding sequence TTGGCCCGACGGGGCTTGCTATTCAGGGTTGCACGAATGTCGAAGAAAATCAGCGGTGCGGAATATCCACTTTCCAAGATATTCAGTTCAGAGTTCGAATATGTCATCCCCTCGTACCAAAGGCCATACGCTTGGACTGTCGATCAAGCCTCAGAACTGTTTGACGATCTGAAGTCGTTCTATGAAACCGAAGATGAAGAAGGCTACTTCCTTGGTAGCATCGTTCTAATCAAGAACGAGGACAGGCCTTTTGCTGAGGTCATCGACGGGCAGCAGCGTCTCACCACACTCACCATCCTCTTTTCGGTTCTCTCGTCGGTCCACGATGGAGCAAACAAGGACGAGTTGAAGGGCTATGTTGTCGAGCCTGGAAAGAAGGCGGAAAAGATCGATCCCAAACCCCGCCTCACCCTGCGGGAGCGCGACAAGGCATTCTTCCGGAAGTATGTGCAGGAATTCAGGCTGGACGAACTTGCCGAGCTTGATGAGTCGGCTCTCGAGAATGAGGCTCGCGCCAATATCCTCCGTAACGCGGTTCACTTGCGGAAATCGGTAGAGGCTGCCTTCAACACGCCTGAGGAGTTGCTTGAGTTTGCGAGCTTCCTGCTGACCCGCTGTTTCCTCGTAGCCGTATCAACCCCCAACGAAGCTTCGGCGTTCCGGGTCTTTTCGGTCATGAACAGCCGAGGTTTAGATTTGCAGCCGACAGACATCATCAAGGCCGACATAATTGGCAAGATAATGGGGGAAGAGGATCGTCAGGAGTACAACGACAAATGGGAGGAAATGGAGGTCGAGCTAACCCGCGATGGCTTCCGCGACCTCTTCACCTATCTCAGGATGATCTACGCCAAGGAGAAGGCGAAACGGACTTTGCTGGAGGAATTCCGTCTCCATGTTCTGCCCGACAATCCGGACCCGCGAGAATTCATCGATGACGTGCTTGAGCCTTATGCCGACGCGCTGGAGGACATTCGCAAGGCCTCGTACACCGCAGTCAGCCACGCCGAGACGGTCAATTTCTACATCACCTGGCTCAACCGGATCGACAATTCGGACTGGATTCCGCCAGCCATGCTGTTTCTCAAGAAGCACAAGAACAGCCCCGCGCTTCTGGCGGACTTCTTCCAACGGCTTGAGAGGCTGGCCGCGTATATGCACGTCTGCCGTATCTACGTGAATGAGCGCATCGAAATCTTCGGTAATCTCATCGCAGAAATTGAAGAGGGCAAGGAGCTGGACGATATGGACTGGCTCCACCTCGACGAGGACGAGATGGAACTGTTTCGAGATACGCTTGATGGCAATGTGTACGAGTTCACACCACGCCGAAGGAACTATCTGCTGCTTCGCCTCGATTCATTCATTGCGGATGGCGCGGCCACCTATGATCCCAAAATTCTCACCATCGAACACGTCTTGCCGCAAACGGTGGATGACGATTCCGAGTGGGCCAAATGGTGGCCGGATGGCGATCAGCGCAAAGCCTGGGTGCATCGCCTTGCCAACCTCGTTCCGCTCAACAAGAAGAAGAACAGCGCGGCGCAGAACTACGATTTCGACAAGAAGTGCGATACCTACTTCAAGGGCAAGAGCGACGTATCATCCTACGCCCTCACCAGTCAGGTTCTCTCCAAAAAGAAATGGACGCCTGCGATCCTGCAAGCGCGCCAGGAGCAGTTGCTGGACGTGCTGATTGAGAATTGGGAGCTTGAGGGCGACGAAGAATGA
- a CDS encoding alkaline phosphatase D family protein, whose product MKTNRRSLLQLMTMGTISVMAGSAFAPLARAQDRADGMVFPEGVASADPEPESVIVWTRVFAPAKAGKVPLVVQLSETPSFERVLVEQQVDALPDLDHTVRVAVGGLQPARHYYYRFLTADGARSETGRTRTAPDPASAAPFRFASVSCQNFQTGRYHAYRNLVERDRSGEAPLDFVLFLGDFIYELVFREGIRPLTLPGRSWETNDGISGRPLSYQYAESVEDYRYLYRTYLSDPWLRAARAQFPFLCIWDDHEFSNDCWQSMATYTDAGEPSQQRRVAASQAWFEYVPARLTGPLGHDYAPVSVENVRFGRGSDLSAEEEPNNRAAVDCIGLPRKLRWGALADIVLTDSRSYRSEPPVAPDQAKKLSLHARALLPTKMIGTCDRGRNDDGSAASESFEHDGRTIVNDRHNKAPGTMLGERQAQWLEETLTTSCAKWKLCASSVPLMPLTLDFRYDLASRETVADEVALTIDSWEGYPAARSALLDYIASRSIGGTVFLSGDHHMHFAGGLMSGGRRVASEFCVAGISSTALGDVLGSFVAGEMAGSEAADLIGGPQTGPTARWINLSFLYGRDTSRPLLADLRAGTALSLAGAQRRLRHIDYLDVRSHGALTVEVMEDGLTGTYDSYDAAQLAGEYDTVIGPAYRVVMFDDGRSSPMAPTFDGSTPFPFDLHA is encoded by the coding sequence ATGAAGACCAACCGGCGCAGCCTGCTTCAGCTCATGACCATGGGCACCATTTCGGTGATGGCCGGATCGGCCTTTGCGCCGCTCGCCCGCGCACAAGACCGGGCGGACGGCATGGTCTTCCCCGAAGGCGTGGCCTCGGCGGACCCGGAGCCGGAATCGGTGATTGTCTGGACCCGCGTGTTTGCGCCAGCAAAGGCGGGCAAGGTGCCGTTGGTGGTCCAGCTGTCCGAAACGCCTTCGTTCGAGCGGGTGCTGGTGGAGCAGCAGGTGGACGCCCTGCCCGATCTCGATCATACGGTGCGCGTCGCGGTCGGCGGATTGCAGCCCGCGCGACATTACTACTATCGCTTCCTGACGGCGGACGGCGCCCGCTCCGAGACCGGGCGCACCCGCACCGCGCCCGATCCGGCTTCCGCCGCGCCGTTCCGTTTCGCCAGCGTCTCGTGCCAGAACTTCCAGACCGGCCGCTATCATGCCTATCGCAATCTGGTGGAGCGCGACCGCAGCGGTGAAGCACCGCTCGACTTCGTGCTGTTCCTCGGCGACTTCATCTACGAACTGGTGTTCCGCGAGGGCATCCGCCCACTGACCCTGCCAGGGCGTAGTTGGGAAACAAATGACGGGATCTCGGGCCGTCCGCTCAGCTATCAGTATGCGGAGAGTGTCGAGGACTATCGCTATCTCTATCGCACCTACCTGTCGGACCCGTGGCTGCGCGCGGCGCGGGCGCAGTTCCCGTTCCTGTGCATCTGGGACGATCACGAGTTCTCGAACGATTGCTGGCAGAGCATGGCCACCTACACCGACGCGGGCGAGCCTTCGCAACAGCGCCGTGTGGCGGCGAGCCAAGCGTGGTTTGAATATGTCCCGGCGCGGCTGACCGGTCCGCTGGGCCATGACTATGCGCCGGTCAGTGTGGAGAATGTCCGCTTCGGCCGCGGATCGGATCTGAGTGCCGAGGAAGAGCCGAATAATCGCGCGGCGGTGGATTGCATCGGCCTTCCGCGCAAGCTCCGCTGGGGCGCGTTGGCCGATATCGTGCTGACGGACAGCCGGTCCTACCGCTCTGAACCGCCCGTTGCGCCGGATCAGGCGAAGAAGCTCTCGCTCCATGCGCGCGCCCTGCTGCCCACCAAAATGATCGGGACCTGCGATCGAGGGCGCAATGATGATGGCAGCGCCGCATCCGAAAGCTTCGAACACGATGGCCGGACGATCGTGAACGATCGCCACAACAAGGCCCCCGGCACCATGCTGGGCGAAAGGCAGGCGCAATGGCTGGAAGAAACGCTCACTACGTCCTGTGCAAAATGGAAGCTGTGCGCCAGTTCGGTTCCTCTAATGCCGCTTACTCTCGACTTCCGCTACGACCTGGCAAGCCGCGAGACCGTGGCGGACGAGGTCGCGCTGACGATCGACAGCTGGGAAGGCTATCCCGCTGCCCGCAGCGCACTTCTGGATTATATCGCTTCAAGGAGTATCGGCGGCACGGTTTTCCTGTCGGGTGATCATCATATGCATTTCGCTGGCGGGCTGATGTCCGGCGGTCGCCGCGTTGCGAGTGAGTTCTGCGTGGCCGGGATCAGTTCAACAGCGTTGGGCGACGTTCTTGGCAGTTTCGTCGCTGGTGAGATGGCTGGCAGCGAGGCAGCGGACCTGATCGGTGGGCCGCAAACCGGCCCGACGGCTCGCTGGATCAACCTGTCCTTCCTCTATGGGCGGGATACCTCCCGCCCGCTGCTCGCCGACCTGCGCGCCGGGACCGCATTGTCACTCGCGGGAGCACAGCGGCGGCTGCGGCACATCGACTATCTCGACGTGCGGTCGCATGGAGCGCTGACCGTAGAAGTCATGGAGGATGGGCTCACCGGCACGTATGACAGCTACGACGCCGCGCAGTTGGCGGGCGAATATGATACCGTCATTGGCCCGGCCTATCGCGTTGTGATGTTTGACGATGGACGTTCCAGCCCAATGGCGCCGACATTTGATGGATCCACACCCTTCCCGTTCGACCTGCACGCTTGA
- a CDS encoding site-specific DNA-methyltransferase — MSRLTDLIARTKAKDADLGRELEREFKALSSRRAFGLNFERHRPENVELPGRPIRKGDKVRILPERGSTKKGDQRLWKVRSLAGKGAERVASLSLLYTDEPEQAEAPVADLVVVAEFRDYIYPGLVSTGKVEIGGDKPYHTVINGENFHALEALTFTHRGKVDAIYIDPPYNTGARDWKYNNDYVEGEDQYRHSKWLAMMERRLLVARELLNPSKAILIVSIDEKEFLRLGLLLEQIFPEASIQMISSVINPSGAARTSAFRRTDEYIFFVFFGTGPKELPLPVEWRITRDKRAEGLRWDGLLRSGSNTQREDRPNQFYPIFAKEVDGVAVIHSIGETYEGEDRGSVAAPEGAVAIWPIRRNGTEGNWQVGAPSARRLWEKGYLRLGKWRAAETTVSYIKRGGRAKIEEGIFPIVGRASDNSVIVDDSGYNSLFVPGTQWRIPSHSAEQGGTKLLRSFLPARSFPFPKSLYAVEDALRFFVSDLPNATILDFFSGSGTTAHAVMRLNKQDGGKRQCISVTNNEVGADEQGKLRKEGFRPGDEEWEQWGICDHITKPRIRAAITGQTPEGQPINGDYKFTDEFPMADGFQENAEFFTLTYETPVAVSHNRAFERIAPLLWMRAGSVGSRIDSLPQGGWAVADCYGLLTDLDQAAPFSEAIHGKGSIRIAYIVTDDERRFQSVVRQLPETVEPVRLYESYLTNFRFSMGR, encoded by the coding sequence ATGTCGCGTCTGACTGATCTGATTGCGAGGACAAAAGCCAAGGATGCCGATCTGGGGCGGGAGCTTGAGCGGGAGTTCAAGGCGCTCTCATCGCGGCGAGCGTTTGGCCTGAATTTCGAGCGCCACCGGCCGGAAAACGTCGAGTTGCCTGGTCGCCCGATCCGCAAGGGTGACAAGGTACGCATCCTACCCGAACGCGGATCGACCAAGAAGGGCGATCAGCGGCTTTGGAAGGTGAGGAGCCTTGCGGGCAAGGGTGCCGAGCGCGTGGCCAGCCTTTCCCTGCTTTACACCGATGAGCCGGAGCAGGCCGAAGCGCCGGTTGCCGATCTGGTCGTGGTGGCTGAATTTCGGGACTACATCTATCCCGGCCTTGTCAGCACCGGGAAGGTCGAGATCGGCGGTGACAAGCCGTATCACACCGTGATCAATGGCGAGAATTTCCATGCGCTGGAGGCGTTGACGTTTACCCACCGCGGCAAGGTGGATGCGATCTATATCGACCCGCCCTACAACACCGGCGCGCGGGACTGGAAATACAACAACGACTACGTGGAAGGCGAAGACCAGTATCGTCACTCGAAGTGGCTGGCCATGATGGAGCGACGGCTCTTGGTGGCGCGTGAATTGCTAAATCCCTCTAAAGCAATCTTGATCGTCTCCATCGACGAGAAGGAGTTCCTGCGGCTGGGCCTTCTCTTGGAACAGATTTTCCCGGAAGCATCGATCCAGATGATCAGCTCAGTAATCAACCCATCGGGCGCTGCCAGAACATCTGCCTTTCGCCGGACAGATGAATACATTTTCTTCGTCTTCTTTGGAACCGGGCCGAAAGAGTTACCATTGCCGGTAGAATGGCGCATTACGCGCGATAAGAGAGCAGAAGGATTAAGGTGGGATGGGCTGCTGAGATCGGGAAGTAATACTCAACGTGAAGATCGTCCCAATCAGTTTTATCCAATATTTGCAAAAGAGGTCGATGGGGTGGCGGTAATCCACTCTATCGGCGAGACCTACGAAGGGGAAGATAGGGGTTCAGTAGCGGCTCCGGAGGGGGCCGTTGCAATATGGCCTATCCGCAGAAACGGCACCGAAGGAAATTGGCAAGTCGGCGCGCCAAGTGCACGCCGCCTCTGGGAGAAGGGTTATCTGAGGCTTGGGAAATGGCGGGCAGCGGAAACTACGGTTTCATACATTAAGCGTGGTGGACGCGCGAAGATCGAGGAAGGGATATTCCCGATTGTCGGTCGGGCGAGCGATAATTCAGTTATCGTAGACGACTCCGGATATAATTCGCTTTTTGTTCCCGGCACTCAATGGCGGATACCTTCTCACAGTGCTGAGCAAGGTGGAACTAAACTGCTTCGCAGCTTTTTGCCTGCGCGAAGTTTTCCGTTCCCAAAGAGCCTCTACGCAGTCGAAGATGCACTTCGCTTTTTCGTTTCCGATCTACCCAATGCAACCATTCTCGATTTCTTCTCTGGCTCTGGAACTACGGCCCATGCGGTCATGCGGCTAAACAAGCAGGATGGTGGCAAACGCCAGTGCATCTCCGTCACAAACAATGAGGTTGGCGCTGATGAGCAAGGCAAGCTGCGCAAGGAAGGTTTTCGTCCCGGGGATGAAGAATGGGAGCAATGGGGAATTTGCGACCATATTACGAAACCCCGAATCCGCGCCGCGATCACCGGACAAACCCCGGAAGGGCAGCCGATCAATGGTGATTACAAGTTCACCGATGAGTTCCCGATGGCCGATGGCTTCCAGGAAAACGCCGAGTTCTTCACGCTCACCTATGAAACCCCGGTCGCAGTTAGCCATAATCGCGCCTTCGAGCGCATCGCCCCGCTTCTGTGGATGCGCGCCGGGAGCGTGGGAAGTCGGATCGATTCCTTGCCGCAAGGCGGTTGGGCAGTCGCTGATTGCTATGGCTTGCTGACCGATCTGGATCAGGCAGCGCCCTTTTCCGAAGCGATCCACGGCAAGGGCAGCATCCGAATCGCCTATATCGTCACTGATGACGAAAGGCGCTTCCAGTCGGTCGTGCGGCAACTGCCCGAAACGGTCGAGCCGGTGCGACTGTATGAATCCTATCTCACCAACTTTCGCTTTTCGATGGGACGCTGA
- a CDS encoding very short patch repair endonuclease: MGLVRSRDTKPEMIIRRLVHSMGYRYRLHAPELPGRPDLVFRPRKRVVFVHDCSAYHRLRSE, translated from the coding sequence ATGGGCCTCGTCCGTTCAAGGGATACGAAGCCCGAAATGATAATCCGCAGGTTGGTGCACTCGATGGGCTACCGTTATCGCCTGCACGCGCCTGAATTGCCAGGTAGGCCTGACTTGGTTTTCAGGCCCCGCAAGCGAGTCGTGTTCGTTCATGATTGCTCAGCCTACCACCGTCTTCGATCCGAGTAA